The Halorhabdus sp. BNX81 genome includes a region encoding these proteins:
- a CDS encoding DUF302 domain-containing protein, whose amino-acid sequence MATYTNRYRVDASFEDTIEAVTAALGEEGFGILSDIDVQGAFREKLDAEFGQYRILGACNPGIAYDALDEEFELGALLPCNVVVYDDGDATGVSVVDPTQLFSVVDNDDLESLVEEVDSRLETALEAVPDAEPVAD is encoded by the coding sequence ATGGCAACGTATACGAACCGCTATCGCGTCGACGCATCGTTCGAAGACACGATCGAGGCCGTCACGGCGGCACTGGGTGAGGAAGGATTCGGCATTCTTTCGGACATCGACGTCCAGGGGGCGTTCCGGGAGAAACTCGACGCGGAGTTCGGCCAGTATCGCATCCTGGGTGCGTGCAACCCCGGCATTGCGTACGACGCACTGGACGAGGAGTTCGAACTCGGTGCGTTGTTGCCCTGCAACGTCGTCGTGTACGATGACGGCGACGCCACGGGCGTCAGTGTCGTCGATCCGACCCAGCTGTTCTCCGTCGTCGACAACGACGACCTCGAATCGCTCGTCGAGGAGGTCGATAGCCGACTCGAAACGGCGCTCGAGGCAGTTCCCGATGCAGAACCTGTCGCCGACTGA
- a CDS encoding PINc/VapC family ATPase gives MNIVPDTSVIIDGRVSDRISDGEFADATVAVPEAVVGELESQANEGRQTGWDGLEELQRLADLADDGEIEIAYIGRRPESSERRAADEGDIDALIRDLAEDRDATLVTSDVVQSEVGQAKGLDVVFIEPVGRDVESLDIGQFFDETTMSVHLKVGVAPMAKRGAIGDMHYERIREDVSTEEQLKEFAHDIEESARASPDGFIEIDEPGMRIVQFREYRIAIARPPFADGLEITAVRPIVKTDLEDYEYADELRDRLVERQRGVLISGAPGAGKSTFAQAVAEFLTDADYSVKTMEKPRDLQVGPEVTQYTELAGSMERTADSLLMVRPDYTIYDEVRKTDDFEVFADMRLAGVGMIGVVHATRAIDALQRLVGRVELGMIPQVVDTVVYIEAGEIDTVYDVTTEVKVPEGLMEEDLARPVIVIEDFETGRPEYEIYTFNRQVVTVPIGESEESESGVDRIARQEVEREIRSIADGHVEVEVRGRDRAIVWVEDRDISQVIGKGGGRISDVENRLGIDIDVRTFDERPGGKRRGSTSGNSGGGSSSSSAGVAVTPEITSRHVIVPADGHAGETVEVQADGEYLFTATVSRGGEIQVSRGSAIAEELELAIDRSQQIVVSPS, from the coding sequence ATGAACATTGTACCGGACACGAGCGTCATTATCGACGGGCGTGTGTCCGATCGCATCAGCGATGGCGAGTTCGCCGACGCGACGGTCGCGGTCCCCGAGGCTGTCGTGGGCGAGCTTGAATCCCAGGCCAACGAGGGGAGACAAACCGGCTGGGACGGGCTCGAAGAGCTTCAACGGTTGGCCGACCTGGCTGACGACGGCGAGATCGAGATTGCATACATCGGCCGTCGACCGGAATCGAGTGAGCGACGGGCCGCCGACGAAGGCGATATCGACGCGTTGATCCGCGATCTTGCGGAGGATCGAGACGCGACGCTGGTCACCAGCGACGTCGTCCAGAGCGAGGTCGGTCAAGCGAAGGGACTCGACGTCGTCTTTATCGAACCAGTCGGCAGAGACGTCGAATCTCTAGATATCGGGCAGTTCTTCGACGAGACGACGATGAGCGTCCATCTCAAGGTGGGCGTCGCGCCGATGGCCAAACGCGGGGCGATCGGCGACATGCACTACGAGCGGATCCGGGAGGACGTCTCGACCGAGGAACAGCTCAAGGAGTTCGCCCACGACATCGAGGAGAGTGCTCGTGCCTCTCCCGACGGGTTCATCGAGATCGACGAACCCGGAATGCGTATCGTCCAGTTCCGCGAATACCGGATCGCGATCGCCCGCCCGCCGTTTGCCGACGGCCTGGAGATCACGGCCGTCCGGCCGATCGTCAAGACGGACCTTGAGGATTACGAGTACGCCGACGAGCTCCGGGATCGACTGGTCGAACGCCAGCGCGGCGTCCTCATCTCGGGCGCGCCGGGGGCCGGCAAGTCCACCTTCGCTCAGGCAGTCGCCGAGTTCCTGACCGACGCCGACTACTCGGTCAAGACCATGGAGAAACCCCGGGACCTTCAGGTCGGCCCGGAAGTCACCCAGTACACCGAACTCGCGGGCTCGATGGAGCGGACCGCGGACTCGTTGCTGATGGTCCGGCCGGACTACACCATCTACGACGAGGTCCGCAAGACCGACGACTTCGAGGTGTTCGCGGACATGCGCCTGGCCGGCGTCGGCATGATCGGCGTCGTCCACGCGACGCGGGCCATCGACGCGCTCCAGCGGCTGGTCGGGCGCGTCGAGTTGGGCATGATCCCCCAAGTGGTCGACACCGTCGTCTACATCGAGGCCGGCGAGATCGACACTGTCTACGACGTCACCACCGAGGTGAAAGTGCCCGAGGGCTTGATGGAGGAGGACCTTGCGCGGCCGGTGATCGTCATCGAGGACTTCGAGACCGGAAGGCCCGAGTACGAGATCTACACCTTCAACCGCCAGGTCGTGACGGTGCCGATCGGCGAGAGCGAGGAGAGCGAGAGCGGCGTCGATCGGATCGCCCGCCAGGAAGTCGAACGCGAGATCCGGTCGATCGCCGACGGCCACGTCGAAGTCGAGGTACGGGGCCGCGACCGCGCGATCGTCTGGGTCGAGGATCGGGACATCTCCCAGGTCATCGGCAAGGGTGGCGGCCGGATCAGCGACGTCGAGAACCGCCTCGGGATCGACATCGACGTGCGGACGTTCGACGAACGACCGGGCGGGAAGCGTCGCGGATCGACATCCGGAAACTCCGGGGGCGGTTCGAGCAGTAGCTCGGCGGGCGTCGCAGTCACGCCGGAGATCACCTCACGGCACGTCATCGTTCCGGCCGACGGTCACGCCGGCGAGACCGTCGAGGTCCAGGCCGACGGCGAATACCTCTTCACCGCGACCGTGAGTCGGGGCGGCGAGATCCAGGTCTCCCGGGGGAGTGCGATCGCCGAAGAACTCGAACTGGCGATCGACCGGAGCCAGCAGATCGTCGTGTCGCCCTCGTAA
- a CDS encoding AGE family epimerase/isomerase has protein sequence MADQYRRADWLVDRLRDVLTFYYPTGIDEEVGGYIAQLDEETGEIYDAESKHLVATTRYVVNCCLGARFEDQQPWLDAAEHGVEFLREGHYDPETGGYDWLLEGAETVDRKRVCYGHAFVLLAYARAHEAGIDGAREGIEATYDLLMEHFWEPAHHLCQSEFDGDFAEASAYRGQNANMHTCEAMLAAHKATGEARYLDRAREIAHALTVDLAGEHDGRLWEHYTESWDHDMDYNREKPKDLFRPWGYQPGHHVEWAKLLAILDRDAEVEWAINRAEELFEMAIEHGWDDEFGGFYYTFDRDGQPIVEDKYGWPVAEGIGAAAALSERTGDDAYLDWYDRFWEYAQTHLTAPGGNFYTKLTRANEPIDTDEGPAVEPGYHPIGACFEGLRSL, from the coding sequence ATGGCCGATCAGTACCGGCGGGCCGATTGGCTCGTCGATCGCCTTCGGGACGTTCTCACGTTCTACTATCCGACCGGGATCGACGAGGAGGTGGGTGGATACATCGCCCAACTCGACGAGGAGACCGGGGAGATCTACGACGCGGAGTCGAAACACCTGGTCGCCACGACGCGCTACGTCGTGAACTGCTGTCTCGGCGCTCGGTTCGAGGACCAACAGCCGTGGCTCGATGCCGCCGAGCACGGCGTCGAATTCCTTCGGGAGGGGCACTACGATCCCGAGACCGGCGGTTACGACTGGCTGCTCGAAGGGGCCGAAACTGTTGATCGAAAGCGCGTCTGCTACGGGCACGCGTTCGTCCTGCTTGCGTATGCTCGGGCGCATGAGGCCGGCATCGATGGGGCCCGCGAGGGGATCGAAGCGACGTACGATCTGCTGATGGAGCACTTCTGGGAACCGGCCCATCACCTCTGTCAGAGTGAGTTCGACGGCGACTTCGCCGAGGCGTCGGCCTACCGTGGACAGAACGCCAACATGCACACCTGCGAGGCGATGCTCGCCGCCCACAAGGCGACCGGCGAGGCTCGGTATCTCGACCGCGCTCGCGAGATCGCCCATGCACTCACCGTCGACCTGGCTGGCGAACACGACGGTCGTCTGTGGGAACACTACACCGAATCGTGGGACCACGACATGGACTACAACCGCGAGAAGCCGAAGGATCTCTTTCGGCCGTGGGGCTACCAGCCGGGCCACCACGTCGAGTGGGCGAAACTCCTGGCGATCCTCGACCGCGACGCCGAGGTCGAGTGGGCGATCAACCGCGCCGAGGAACTGTTCGAGATGGCCATCGAGCACGGCTGGGACGACGAGTTCGGCGGGTTCTACTATACGTTCGATCGTGATGGCCAGCCGATCGTCGAGGACAAATACGGCTGGCCGGTCGCCGAGGGCATCGGTGCGGCCGCGGCGCTGTCCGAGCGGACCGGCGACGACGCCTATCTGGACTGGTACGACCGGTTCTGGGAGTACGCCCAGACCCACCTGACCGCGCCCGGCGGAAACTTCTACACCAAGCTGACGCGGGCAAACGAGCCGATCGACACTGACGAGGGCCCCGCCGTCGAGCCAGGGTATCATCCGATCGGAGCCTGTTTCGAGGGACTCCGGTCGCTGTGA
- a CDS encoding carbohydrate kinase, whose protein sequence is MTDPDVLIAGETLIDLFPTTAGPLADAETFERRAGGAPANLAVAMTRLGTPPYLWTRLGADPFGEHLADVLETQGVPDRFVEVDVDRKTAHTLVGEDPAADQSFVFYKEGTATMAMESETVPDETLANLEWVHFGGVMLCEAPVRTAMLDLAERAQAQACTVSFDPNTREDLWPDPADLEPTMRRALELADVVKTDREDLSVLLETIDQDIALVAEELLAYGPHTVFLTRGADGTYGMATADAPWGPAEVDQPAVDVDVVDTTGAGDAFTAGTITALLAGRSLPDAVTFGNAVGALTTTETGAMEPLPDREAVERLIAAQ, encoded by the coding sequence ATGACCGATCCAGACGTGTTGATCGCGGGCGAGACACTCATCGACCTGTTCCCGACGACGGCCGGCCCACTCGCCGACGCCGAGACGTTCGAACGCCGGGCCGGCGGCGCACCGGCGAACCTCGCGGTCGCGATGACCCGCCTCGGAACGCCCCCGTATCTCTGGACGCGACTCGGGGCCGATCCGTTCGGCGAGCATCTCGCTGACGTCCTCGAAACCCAGGGCGTGCCCGACCGCTTTGTCGAGGTCGACGTCGACCGGAAGACCGCCCACACGCTCGTCGGCGAGGATCCGGCGGCCGACCAGTCGTTCGTCTTCTACAAGGAGGGGACCGCCACGATGGCGATGGAGTCCGAAACCGTCCCTGACGAGACGCTCGCGAACCTGGAGTGGGTCCACTTCGGTGGCGTCATGCTCTGTGAAGCGCCGGTTCGAACCGCGATGCTTGACCTCGCCGAGCGCGCACAGGCCCAGGCCTGTACGGTCTCGTTCGACCCCAATACCCGCGAGGATCTCTGGCCCGATCCCGCCGACCTCGAACCGACGATGCGGCGGGCGCTCGAACTTGCCGACGTCGTCAAGACTGATCGCGAGGATCTCTCTGTCCTGCTGGAGACGATCGACCAGGACATCGCGTTGGTCGCCGAGGAACTGCTCGCGTACGGCCCGCACACGGTGTTTCTCACCCGCGGCGCTGACGGAACGTACGGGATGGCGACGGCCGACGCTCCGTGGGGGCCGGCCGAGGTGGACCAGCCTGCTGTCGACGTGGACGTCGTCGACACGACAGGGGCCGGTGACGCGTTCACGGCGGGGACGATCACGGCCTTGCTGGCGGGGCGATCGCTTCCGGACGCAGTCACGTTTGGCAACGCCGTCGGCGCACTGACGACGACTGAGACGGGGGCGATGGAACCGCTGCCGGACCGTGAGGCCGTGGAACGATTGATCGCCGCACAATAA
- a CDS encoding Xaa-Pro peptidase family protein, with translation MEPDLSAVDARLEAVDADGYLLDADSTDPNQQYLSGFDAPDPFVTLYADGTHLLFVRSLEFGRAKREARADTVERFVDYDYDRLRERHDRREAAGRVRAAFLREHGVESVAVPPRFPTGTADALREQGIEVTVDHDDAIEQARAIKTAAEIDHIRTAQRANEAAMAAAEDLIRGAAVDDEGRLLAEGEVLTSERVREEIEVTLLRNGCALDETIVACGADAADPHDRGSGPLMADEPIIVDIFPQDKDSKYHADMTRTFLVGEPSETVQEWFELTDQARKAAIDAVEPGVTGAEVHDVVCDVYEDAGLPTLRSDGSAETGFIHSTGHGVGLAVHEQPSVSQRGGELEPGHIITIEPGLYDPDVGGVRIEDFLVVTDDGAENLTEYPVALTGE, from the coding sequence ATGGAACCGGATCTCTCCGCCGTCGACGCCCGACTCGAAGCGGTAGACGCCGATGGCTATCTCCTCGACGCTGACAGCACTGACCCGAACCAGCAGTACCTCTCCGGGTTCGACGCCCCCGACCCGTTCGTGACCCTGTACGCGGACGGCACCCATCTCTTGTTCGTCCGGAGCCTGGAGTTCGGCCGTGCAAAGCGGGAGGCGCGTGCCGACACCGTCGAGCGGTTCGTCGACTACGACTACGATCGACTTCGGGAACGGCACGACCGTCGCGAGGCCGCTGGCCGTGTTCGAGCCGCGTTCCTCCGCGAGCACGGCGTCGAGAGCGTCGCCGTCCCGCCACGCTTCCCGACGGGAACGGCAGACGCGTTGCGCGAGCAGGGCATCGAGGTCACGGTCGATCACGACGATGCCATCGAGCAAGCCAGGGCTATAAAGACCGCCGCGGAGATCGACCATATCCGGACTGCCCAGCGAGCCAACGAGGCCGCGATGGCCGCCGCCGAAGACCTCATCAGGGGAGCCGCTGTCGACGACGAGGGTCGACTGCTCGCCGAGGGCGAAGTGTTGACCAGCGAGCGCGTCCGCGAGGAGATCGAAGTGACGCTGCTCCGCAATGGGTGTGCGCTCGACGAGACGATCGTCGCCTGTGGCGCGGACGCCGCCGATCCCCACGACCGCGGAAGTGGTCCGCTCATGGCCGACGAGCCCATCATCGTCGACATCTTCCCCCAGGACAAGGACTCGAAGTACCACGCCGACATGACACGGACGTTCCTGGTCGGTGAGCCATCTGAGACAGTTCAAGAATGGTTCGAACTGACCGATCAGGCTCGAAAGGCGGCCATCGATGCAGTCGAACCAGGTGTCACCGGAGCCGAAGTTCACGACGTCGTCTGTGACGTCTACGAGGACGCCGGCCTGCCGACGCTCCGGAGCGACGGGAGCGCCGAGACGGGGTTCATCCATTCGACGGGTCACGGCGTCGGGCTGGCAGTCCACGAACAGCCGAGCGTGAGCCAGCGCGGCGGCGAACTCGAACCCGGCCACATCATTACGATCGAGCCTGGCCTCTACGATCCCGACGTCGGCGGCGTTCGGATCGAAGACTTCCTGGTCGTGACCGACGACGGTGCGGAGAACCTGACCGAGTACCCGGTGGCACTCACCGGGGAGTAA
- a CDS encoding TetR family transcriptional regulator C-terminal domain-containing protein: MTARLFPDDPDETRIEILKATYAALCEHGYADLTIERIGQHFPKSTSLVYHHYEGKDDLLLDFLSYLLEDAETSLGTDETADADERLRTIFDRTLSGSETPEEAAFQQAMAWMRAQATTDEEYRDHFTQHDRFFRDRLADIIRDGIEAGTFREVDPEQAATMLHTVLSGAMAEQVTSDLDLSTMRSEVDAYIEERLLPAGR; this comes from the coding sequence ATGACAGCGAGACTGTTTCCGGACGATCCGGACGAGACGCGCATCGAGATCCTGAAAGCGACGTATGCGGCGTTGTGCGAACACGGATATGCGGATCTGACCATCGAGCGAATCGGTCAGCATTTCCCGAAAAGCACGTCACTGGTGTATCACCACTACGAGGGCAAAGACGACCTGCTACTTGACTTCCTATCGTATCTGCTCGAAGATGCCGAAACGAGCCTGGGCACCGACGAAACTGCCGACGCTGATGAGCGACTTCGGACCATATTCGATCGGACGCTCTCTGGAAGCGAAACCCCGGAGGAGGCAGCGTTCCAGCAGGCGATGGCCTGGATGCGTGCTCAGGCCACGACCGACGAGGAGTACCGTGACCACTTCACCCAACACGATCGATTCTTCCGGGACCGGCTCGCCGACATCATCCGCGACGGCATCGAGGCAGGCACCTTCCGTGAGGTCGACCCGGAACAGGCGGCGACGATGCTGCACACGGTGTTGTCCGGCGCAATGGCTGAGCAGGTGACGTCCGATCTCGACCTCTCGACGATGCGATCGGAGGTCGATGCTTACATCGAGGAACGGCTCCTGCCAGCGGGTCGGTAA
- a CDS encoding ATP-binding cassette domain-containing protein yields MSTNQTDATDEHPPVDRRYAIEAEALGLTYADGTEAVSGVSMAVPSGEFFGFLGPNGAGKTTTIKVLATLLSPTTGTVEVNGFDVETEQQAVRESIGYMAQETSVITEMTARENLRFACDAYGVPTADRAERIEELLDLVDLADVADKQAEGFSGGMKKRLDAAMALVHQPPLVFLDEPTTGLDPKARNRLWDYFEEINDRGTTIFLTTQYLEEADHLCDRLSVILDGEIVAEGAPETLKREVGGEILDVELDDGSDARQRAAEIVREDGLFSDDPTVDITDDGITVTSRESRKRGPDLLVALRDAEITVTGFNVRSPTLDDVFLAITGEHLDDEDPAESDADAVESAAGSTTAADGGDR; encoded by the coding sequence ATGAGTACGAACCAGACTGACGCCACTGACGAACACCCGCCCGTCGATCGTCGGTACGCGATCGAGGCCGAGGCTCTCGGACTTACCTATGCCGATGGGACCGAAGCGGTCTCGGGTGTGTCGATGGCCGTTCCTTCGGGTGAGTTCTTCGGGTTTCTCGGACCGAACGGAGCCGGGAAGACGACGACGATCAAGGTGCTTGCCACGCTGTTGTCCCCGACGACCGGAACAGTCGAAGTCAACGGGTTCGACGTCGAGACCGAACAACAGGCGGTCCGTGAGTCGATCGGGTACATGGCCCAGGAGACGAGTGTCATCACGGAGATGACCGCCCGTGAGAACCTCCGGTTTGCCTGTGATGCGTACGGTGTGCCCACGGCCGACCGGGCCGAGCGGATCGAGGAACTGTTGGACCTCGTGGATCTGGCTGACGTCGCTGACAAACAGGCCGAGGGGTTCTCCGGCGGGATGAAAAAACGGCTGGACGCCGCGATGGCGCTGGTCCACCAGCCGCCGCTGGTCTTTCTCGACGAACCGACGACGGGGCTGGATCCGAAGGCCCGGAATCGTCTCTGGGACTATTTCGAGGAGATCAACGACCGCGGGACAACTATTTTCCTCACGACACAGTACTTAGAGGAAGCCGACCATCTCTGTGATCGGCTTTCGGTCATCCTCGACGGTGAGATCGTCGCAGAGGGGGCCCCCGAAACGCTCAAACGTGAGGTCGGCGGCGAGATTCTCGATGTCGAACTCGATGATGGATCCGATGCGCGCCAGCGTGCCGCGGAGATCGTGCGGGAGGACGGGCTGTTTTCCGACGATCCGACCGTCGACATCACTGATGACGGCATTACAGTCACGTCCCGTGAATCCAGAAAGCGTGGTCCCGACCTGCTCGTTGCGCTCCGTGACGCCGAGATCACCGTCACCGGATTCAACGTCCGGTCGCCGACGCTCGATGACGTGTTCCTCGCGATCACCGGCGAGCATCTCGACGACGAGGATCCGGCCGAGTCGGACGCTGACGCGGTCGAGTCGGCGGCAGGTTCGACCACCGCTGCCGACGGAGGTGACCGATGA
- a CDS encoding ABC transporter permease: protein MSTDTAPDREVARTSNSFLRDVWTNFMRWNINAIRNPFVVVSSLLQPIIFLVLFTQVFGNIAGGALQTGINYETYLLPAIAVQIALIVASSSGIGLVDDIESGVFQKTLVTPMNRAAVFLGKTLSELVRIVVQVVIILVLGVVLGAEVATGIPGALAIVGIAVLFSLWFLAFSNTVALITRDQESTIIAANMVQLPLLFVSSAFLPVSEMKPWIQTVATYNPITYGVDAARAIMLDADVMEVLDVTAFGGIWNTLVPSIAILLVLDVILGAIAVYMINRASSASVQ, encoded by the coding sequence ATGAGTACTGACACGGCCCCGGATCGCGAGGTCGCTCGCACCTCGAACTCGTTCCTGCGTGACGTCTGGACGAACTTCATGCGCTGGAACATCAACGCGATCCGCAACCCCTTCGTGGTGGTCTCCTCGCTCCTCCAGCCGATCATCTTTCTCGTGTTGTTCACCCAGGTGTTCGGCAACATCGCCGGGGGTGCCCTCCAGACGGGCATTAACTACGAAACCTATCTCCTGCCGGCGATCGCCGTCCAGATCGCACTGATCGTCGCCTCCTCCTCTGGCATTGGGCTCGTCGATGACATCGAAAGCGGCGTCTTCCAGAAGACCCTGGTCACGCCGATGAATCGGGCGGCGGTCTTCCTCGGCAAGACGCTCTCGGAGCTGGTCCGGATCGTCGTCCAGGTTGTCATCATCCTCGTGCTGGGCGTCGTCCTCGGTGCGGAGGTGGCGACGGGGATCCCCGGCGCGCTGGCGATCGTCGGCATCGCCGTCCTCTTTTCGCTGTGGTTTCTGGCGTTCTCGAATACGGTCGCGCTCATCACGCGGGATCAGGAGTCGACGATCATCGCCGCCAACATGGTCCAGCTTCCCCTGTTGTTCGTCTCGAGTGCGTTCCTCCCCGTTTCGGAGATGAAGCCCTGGATTCAGACGGTCGCGACCTACAATCCGATCACCTACGGCGTCGATGCCGCGCGGGCGATCATGCTCGACGCCGACGTGATGGAAGTGCTCGACGTGACTGCCTTCGGTGGGATCTGGAACACGCTCGTCCCCTCGATCGCAATCCTGCTCGTCCTCGACGTGATCCTGGGTGCAATCGCCGTCTACATGATCAACCGCGCTTCGAGCGCTAGCGTCCAGTGA
- a CDS encoding ATP-binding protein: MGEPIRVLHVDDEPDFLDLVATMLEAEDDQFVVKRATTASEGLGRLDETIDCVVSDYEMPGLDGLELLAAVREEYPELPFILYTARGSESIASDAISAGVTDYLEKAGGTEQYAVLANRIENAVEQYRARQRADRLDRIRSTVRDVNQELVRSRDRADLERRVCEIVTDGPPYAFAWIGEADPDAGTVVPQASAGADDDYLAAITITLDESQTDQPPTARALRTNDLVVTQSIADEEPVDPWREQALERGFAASAAVPLSFEDRQYGVLTVYSGEPDPFDGAERDLLRELAGDLGHAFRRFEQERRYRQLFERSLNAIAVHEIVTDEEGEPIDYVFLEANGAFEDATGLDREAIVGERATDILPDLDPTFIETYGTVALSGEPVEFEHYAESLGRRYSITAFPLGDGQFVTTFFDVTDRHERERELEAMNDRLETVRDQLELALETTSACTFDWRPGESEIQWYPTFEDVFGTDATDVEPIFDAYFELIPPDHRERVRSAIESAIDGGTDYDLTYPVQPHDEQLWVREQAEVMDDEDGPRVVGTVTDVTELKAYERRLERQNERLDEFAEVISHDLRNPLNVAFGRAELLAENCESDHTRPLLDALDRMDDIVGNTLTLARQGDTVGETEPVPVESVVAECAEMIDSEAETVEVPEEFGIRGDPDRIRHVFENLLSNAVDHATTPTDEQATERAGVTVRIDRIDDRGFYVADDGPGIPAEERDDIFESGYTTTVDGTGLGLTIVERIAEAHDWDVSVTESREGGARFEFTGVDIV, from the coding sequence ATGGGGGAGCCAATCCGGGTGCTCCACGTCGACGACGAACCCGACTTCCTCGACCTCGTCGCGACGATGCTCGAAGCGGAGGACGATCAGTTCGTCGTCAAACGGGCGACCACCGCCAGCGAGGGGCTCGGACGGCTCGACGAGACGATCGATTGCGTCGTCAGCGACTACGAGATGCCCGGGCTGGACGGGCTCGAACTGCTGGCTGCCGTCCGTGAGGAGTACCCGGAGCTGCCCTTCATCCTTTACACTGCGCGGGGATCCGAGTCGATCGCGAGCGATGCGATCTCCGCGGGCGTCACCGACTACCTCGAAAAGGCCGGCGGGACCGAACAGTACGCCGTTCTCGCGAACCGGATCGAGAACGCCGTCGAGCAGTATCGGGCCCGGCAACGCGCCGACCGGCTCGACCGGATCAGAAGCACCGTCCGGGACGTCAATCAGGAACTCGTCCGGTCGCGCGACCGGGCCGACCTCGAACGTCGGGTCTGTGAGATCGTCACGGACGGCCCGCCCTACGCGTTCGCGTGGATCGGCGAGGCCGATCCGGACGCGGGGACCGTCGTCCCGCAGGCGAGTGCGGGGGCCGATGACGACTATCTGGCGGCGATCACGATCACGCTCGACGAGAGTCAGACGGACCAGCCCCCGACGGCCAGGGCACTCAGGACGAACGATCTCGTCGTGACCCAATCGATCGCCGACGAGGAGCCCGTCGACCCCTGGCGCGAACAGGCGCTCGAACGGGGCTTTGCCGCCAGTGCGGCCGTCCCGCTCTCCTTCGAAGACCGACAGTACGGCGTGTTGACCGTCTACAGCGGCGAGCCGGATCCGTTCGACGGGGCCGAGCGGGACTTACTCCGCGAACTCGCCGGCGACCTCGGCCACGCATTCCGTCGCTTCGAACAGGAGCGCCGGTATCGACAACTCTTCGAGCGGTCGCTCAACGCGATCGCCGTCCACGAGATCGTGACCGACGAGGAAGGCGAACCGATCGATTACGTGTTTCTGGAGGCCAACGGGGCCTTCGAGGACGCGACCGGGTTGGATCGCGAGGCGATCGTCGGCGAGCGGGCAACCGACATCTTGCCGGACCTGGATCCGACGTTCATCGAGACCTACGGGACGGTCGCCCTGTCGGGCGAACCGGTCGAGTTCGAACATTACGCGGAGTCACTCGGTCGCCGGTATTCGATCACCGCGTTCCCGCTGGGCGACGGGCAGTTCGTGACGACGTTCTTCGACGTGACCGACCGGCACGAGCGCGAACGGGAACTCGAGGCGATGAACGACCGCCTCGAGACCGTCCGCGATCAACTCGAACTCGCCCTGGAGACGACCAGCGCCTGCACCTTCGACTGGCGTCCGGGGGAAAGCGAGATCCAGTGGTACCCGACCTTCGAGGACGTCTTCGGCACCGATGCGACGGACGTCGAACCGATTTTCGACGCCTACTTCGAGCTCATCCCGCCGGACCATCGCGAACGGGTCAGATCCGCCATCGAATCGGCGATCGATGGCGGGACCGACTACGATCTCACGTATCCGGTTCAACCACACGACGAGCAACTCTGGGTTCGCGAACAAGCCGAGGTCATGGACGACGAGGATGGCCCCCGCGTCGTCGGGACGGTGACCGACGTGACCGAACTCAAGGCCTACGAGCGCCGGCTCGAACGCCAGAACGAGCGCTTAGACGAGTTCGCCGAGGTCATCTCCCACGACCTGCGGAACCCGTTGAACGTCGCCTTCGGCCGGGCGGAATTACTCGCGGAGAACTGCGAAAGCGACCACACGCGACCGTTGCTTGACGCGCTCGACCGGATGGACGACATCGTCGGCAACACGCTGACGCTGGCCCGCCAGGGCGACACTGTCGGCGAGACCGAACCCGTCCCGGTCGAGTCGGTCGTCGCGGAGTGTGCGGAGATGATCGACAGCGAGGCCGAGACGGTCGAGGTTCCCGAGGAATTCGGGATCCGGGGTGATCCCGACCGGATCAGACACGTCTTCGAGAATCTGCTCTCGAACGCCGTCGATCACGCGACGACGCCGACGGACGAACAAGCGACTGAGCGGGCAGGCGTCACGGTCCGCATCGACCGCATCGACGATCGTGGCTTCTACGTCGCCGACGACGGGCCGGGAATCCCGGCCGAGGAACGGGACGACATCTTCGAGTCGGGCTACACGACCACCGTCGACGGGACGGGACTCGGCCTCACGATCGTCGAGCGGATCGCCGAGGCCCACGACTGGGACGTCTCGGTGACCGAGAGCCGGGAGGGCGGCGCGCGTTTCGAGTTCACCGGCGTCGACATCGTGTAG